Proteins co-encoded in one Astatotilapia calliptera chromosome 18, fAstCal1.2, whole genome shotgun sequence genomic window:
- the LOC113010099 gene encoding tumor necrosis factor receptor superfamily member 5-like isoform X2: protein MCNKGRVVRKDCTVYAGTQCRFCDLGTFMNQPNGLYNCFPCTSCDTGHGLFVKQNCTATTDTVCDVLNGYYCKDLTDSNGCSLTEKHSQCAAGQRIKEPGTSRSDTVCEDCQPGFFSKDGVSCTAWKVCSNTQIKVKGSSTSDVVCGRTSSQHYFVFLPFLLCSVAFASLVTAKKKKEGKRMTF from the exons ATGTGCAACAAAG GTAGAGTTGTTCGGAAAGACTGCACAGTATATGCAGGAACTCAGTGCCGTTTCTGTGACCTGGGGACTTTCATGAACCAACCCAACGGCCTGTATAACTGTTTCCCCTGCACATCCTGTGACACAG gccATGGTCTTTTTGTCAAGCAGAACTGTACAGCAACAACTGACACAGTGTGTGATGTTTTAAATGGATATTACTGTAAAGATTTGACAGACAGTAACGGATGtagtttgacagagaaacattcACAGTGTGCAGCTGGTCAGAGGATAAAAGAACCTG GGACCAGCAGAAGTGACACAGTGTGTGAAGACTGTCAGCCAGGCTTCTTTTCCAAGGACGGTGTGAGCTGCACGGCTTGGAAAGT TTGCTCAAACACACAGATAAAGGTCAAAGGAAGCTCGACCAGTGACGTTGTCTGTGGGAGAACATCAAGTCAAcattactttgtgtttttaccttttttgctttgctcAGTAGCATTTGCTAGCCTTGTGACAG caaagaagaagaaggaaggaaaaagaatgactttttaa
- the LOC113009877 gene encoding LOW QUALITY PROTEIN: uncharacterized protein LOC113009877 (The sequence of the model RefSeq protein was modified relative to this genomic sequence to represent the inferred CDS: deleted 1 base in 1 codon): MKEIDEQTLSKSYNIVTHVTNLIKTGEIKKHRDIQRARTLSHSMEVGDLQQVLAVLCNAVHLHKAERKWFPRTTQMISWCLLALSDTGKLLEMGTGEGKSCVIAMFAVLRVLRGEKVDVVSSSSVLCQRDAEEWAEFYKYFGITVDTNTNKNEDKDRKECYQKDVVYGTIEAFAADHLRQIFEMKDVRADRNFQCIIIDEVDSLLLDQGVQLTYLSSPMVSMQHLNIILTMIWSHVSQYGFLSTGHQTFVRGPPASFFKAIYDSMNTEGSEIKHPMDILTIAEESNIVPKGFSEDIYKSENHEILSKLKTVSQDAMVDFFKEIEDYVPYGFTVYTLDDKRLLCLQKCSPYNDRDIPELSFLVLEEGLCCPLYESEEVLVKPIAELISERIQYTPCENNKDKISIPGFLKTLVEKKVSVWVQNAFLAMLLKEGREYVVENDNVCPVDFRSTGIVELNKKWGDGLQQFVEVKHQVKLSTISTVTNYISNVSFFEKYQGKIYGTTGTLGSKADIQFLQDLYPNLSVCKMSTFNRKKLFEVKGTLKKTAEEWKSEIKDVVMAQISPNSYREGRAALVICETINKAKEIYEELKSSIPNKKLILYCRSDRDSLSKIDKELLPGDVIVATNLAGRGTDIKVSPKVNNNGGLFVILSFLSENTRVELQAFGRTARKGKPGSAQIIISTEHLQPSFHTMSSLEEAKSTRDRLAAEKIKHMMNDVAEMKLREDLFSEYCETLQDIYDTTDGDEERAVVAIMNEFWGIWLQTKSEEIDQLKRNELQESLKADLSKAKSQSESRLHQVPAFITISSLEILHWMKKSGILQPDCLKKPQQRMKAGQL, translated from the exons ATGAAAGAAATTGATGAACAAACACTGAGTAAATCATACAACATAGTAACTCATGTAACAAACTTAATCAAAACtggtgaaattaaaaaacacagagacatacagCGAGCTAGGACTCTGAGTCACAGCATGGAGGTTGGGGATTTACAGCAGGTCCTTGCAGTCTTATGCAATGCTGTACACCTCCACAAAGCTGAAAGGAAGTGGTTTCCCAGGACAACTCAGATGATAAGCTGGTGCCTGTTGGCCTTGTCTGACACTGGGAAGCTCCTGGAGATGGGAACTGGAGAAGGAAAGTCTTGTGTCATAGCGATGTTTGCAGTGCTGCGTGTGCTTAGAGGTGAAAAGGTGGATGTGGTGTCCAGCTCTTCTGTGTTATGCCAAAGAGATGCTGAAGAATGGGCAGAATTTTACAAATACTTTGGCATTACAgtcgacacaaacacaaataaaaatgaggaTAAAGATCGGAAAGAATGCTATCAGAAGGACGTGGTCTATGGAACCATTGAAGCCTTTGCTGCTGATCACCTTCGCCAAATATTTGAGATGAAGGATGTGAGGGCTGATCGTAACTTTCAGTGCATCATTATCGATGAAGTGGACTCACTGCTGCTGGATCAGGGAGTGCAGCTGACATACCTGTCCAGCCCCATGGTCTCCATGCAGCACCTGAACATTATTCTCACCATGATCTGGAGCCACGTCAGTCAGTATGGCTTCCTATCTACAGGACATCAGACATTTGTACGAGGTCCTCCTGCTTCATTCTTCAAGGCCATCTATGACTCAATGAACACAGAAGGCAGTGAAATTAAACATCCAATGGACATTTTAACTATTGCTGAAGAATCCAACATTGTGCCAAAAGGATTTTCAGAAGATATCTACAAGAGTGAAAACCATGAAATTCTCAGTAAACTGAAAACAGTGAGTCAGGATGCTATGGTAGACTTTTTCAAAGAAATTGAGGACTATGTGCCTTATGGCTTTACTGTTTACACGCTAGATGACAAGAGACTACTCTGTCTTCAAAAGTGCAGTCCATACAATGACCGGGACATCCCAGAGCTTTCATTTCTTGTGCTGGAGGAAGGATTGTGTTGTCCTCTCTATGAGTCAGAAGAAGTTCTTGTCAAGCCCATTGCAGAATTGATCTCTGAGAGGATTCAGTACACCCCATGTgaaaacaataaagacaaaatcaGCATTCCTGGATTCTTGAAGACTCTGGTGGAGAAGAAAGTCTCAGTGTGGGTTCAGAATGCCTTTCTGGCAATGTTACTGAAAGAAGGACGAGAATATGTCGTAGAAAATGACAACGTCTGTCCAGTGGACTTCAGATCCACTGGTATTGTTGAACTGAATAAGAAATGGGGGGATGGTCTGCAGCAGTTTGTGGAGGTTAAACACCAAGTCAAACTGAGCACAATTTCAACAGTGACAAATTATATTTCCAACGTTTCGTTTTTTGAGAAATACCAGGGAAAAATATACGGAACAACAGGAACACTGGGGAGCAAAGCAGACATTCAGTTTTTGCAGGACCTGTATCCAAATCTCTCTGTGTGCAAAATGTCAACATTCAACAGGAAAAAGTTATTTGAGGTCAAAGGTACTctgaaaaaaacagctgaagaatGGAAATCTGAAATAAAAGATGTGGTCATGGCTCAGATTTCCCCAAATTCATACAGAGAAGGAAGAGCAGCGTTGGTGATCTGTGAAACTATAAACAAAGCCAAAGAGATCTACGAAGAGCTGAAGAGCAGCATCCCAAATAAAAAATTGATTCTTTACTGCCGCAGTGACAGAGACAGTTTGAGTAAAATAGACAAGGAGCTGCTTCCTGGTGATGTCATTGTTGCCACAAACCTTGCCGGCCGTGGCACAGACATAAAAGTGTCCCCAAAGGTGAACAATAATGGAGGGTTATTTGTGATCCTCTCCTTCCTTTCTGAAAATACGAGGGTGGAACTCCAGGCTTTTGGACGAACTGCACGCAAAGGTAAACCTGGATCTGCTCAGATAATCATTTCCACCGAACACCTGCAGCCATCTTTTCACACAATGTCCTCTCTGGAGGAAGCCAAGAGCACAAGAGACAGACTTGCAGCAGAAAAGATAAAACACATGATGAACGATGTTGCTGAGATGAAACTGCGGGAGGACCTTTTTTCAGAATACTGTGAAACACTACAAGATATTTATGACACCACTGATGGAGACGAGGAAAGAGCTGTTGTTGCCATCATGAATGAGTTCTGGGGGATTTGGCTGCAAACTAAATCagaagaaattgatcagttgaAAAGAAATGAACTGCAAGAGAGTCTGAAAGCTGATTTGTCAAAGGCAAAAAGTCAGTCTGAAAGT AGACTTCACCAAGTTCCAGCATTTATCACTATATCAAGTTTGGAAATATTGCACTGGATGAAAAAAAGTGGGATATTGCAGCCAGACTGTTTGAAAAAGCCACAGCAGAGGATGAAAGCTGGGCAGCTGTAG
- the LOC113010774 gene encoding tumor necrosis factor receptor superfamily member 5-like, producing MSVSGTPPTLCTVVQRDCTAYSGTRCRSCDLGTFMNQLNGLSNCFPCTTCDTGHGLFVKRNCTAKTDTVCDVLNGYYCKGLIDSNGCSLAEKHSQCEAGQRIKESGTSRSDTVCEDCQPGFFSKDGVKCTAWKTCSNTQIKVRGSSTSDVVCGRTSSQHYFVFLPFLLCSVAFASLVTAKKKKEGKRMTF from the exons ATGTCAGT atctggaacaccgcCCACATTAT GTACAGTTGTTCAGAGAGACTGCACAGCATATTCAGGAACTCGGTGCCGTTCCTGTGACCTGGGGACTTTCATGAACCAACTCAATGGTCTATCTAACTGTTTCCCCTGCACTACCTGTGATACAG gtcatgGTCTCTTTGTCAAGCGGAACTGTACAGCAAAAACTGACACAGTGTGTGACGTTTTAAATGGATATTACTGCAAAGGTTTGATTGACAGTAATGGATGTAGTTTGGCAGAGAAACATTCACAGTGTGAAGCTGGTCAGAGGATAAAAGAATCTG GAACCAGCAGAAGTGACACAGTGTGTGAAGACTGTCAGCCAGGCTTCTTTTCCAAAGACGGTGTGAAGTGCACTGCTTGGAAAAC TTGCTCAAACACACAGATAAAGGTCAGAGGAAGCTCAACCAGTGACGTTGTCTGTGGGAGAACATCAAGTCAAcattactttgtgtttttaccttttttgctttgctcAGTAGCATTTGCTAGCCTTGTGACAG caaagaagaagaaggaaggaaaaagaatgactttttaa
- the LOC113010099 gene encoding tumor necrosis factor receptor superfamily member 5-like isoform X1, which yields MVSALFVFGYAAVFIVPVLSCRPNEYKTNDGQCCPMCNKGRVVRKDCTVYAGTQCRFCDLGTFMNQPNGLYNCFPCTSCDTGHGLFVKQNCTATTDTVCDVLNGYYCKDLTDSNGCSLTEKHSQCAAGQRIKEPGTSRSDTVCEDCQPGFFSKDGVSCTAWKVCSNTQIKVKGSSTSDVVCGRTSSQHYFVFLPFLLCSVAFASLVTAKKKKEGKRMTF from the exons ATGGTTTCTGCGTTGTTTGTCTTCG GATATGCCGCTGTCTTCATAGTGCCCGTGTTATCCTGTCGACCAAATGAGTATAAAACAAATGACGGACAGTGCTGCCCGATGTGCAACAAAG GTAGAGTTGTTCGGAAAGACTGCACAGTATATGCAGGAACTCAGTGCCGTTTCTGTGACCTGGGGACTTTCATGAACCAACCCAACGGCCTGTATAACTGTTTCCCCTGCACATCCTGTGACACAG gccATGGTCTTTTTGTCAAGCAGAACTGTACAGCAACAACTGACACAGTGTGTGATGTTTTAAATGGATATTACTGTAAAGATTTGACAGACAGTAACGGATGtagtttgacagagaaacattcACAGTGTGCAGCTGGTCAGAGGATAAAAGAACCTG GGACCAGCAGAAGTGACACAGTGTGTGAAGACTGTCAGCCAGGCTTCTTTTCCAAGGACGGTGTGAGCTGCACGGCTTGGAAAGT TTGCTCAAACACACAGATAAAGGTCAAAGGAAGCTCGACCAGTGACGTTGTCTGTGGGAGAACATCAAGTCAAcattactttgtgtttttaccttttttgctttgctcAGTAGCATTTGCTAGCCTTGTGACAG caaagaagaagaaggaaggaaaaagaatgactttttaa